One window of Streptomyces sp. NBC_00273 genomic DNA carries:
- a CDS encoding helix-turn-helix transcriptional regulator, with product MERDEQIAKLTSWVTGAARSHGTGHGAAYGTTLAGAPDDHTTPGRTAVISGPVASGKTALLHRVLERTADSGVRLLSAVTSAAEQDIPFGVVEELLRDTADAAGPLPLHGPAGTEDLVPTQTLMAFHARLAGLAARGPVLIAIDDVQYADPQSLHCLLYALRRARTAGAGLSLMVTRGPDAGATPPHVLEELLRQIEGPRLRLRPLSVRGVEALLAHRAAETDRSAAHAGAPALTARLAAALHAATGGNPLLVRSLLDDHDPRRRGAEADERPFQPGDRFVRDALICIHRTGADGLRIAQGIALLGSSGPLPLLARLVEAEERTVEDVVAALGDAGILQGSRFWHGAVRTAVLESLDDDAVARLRRRAARLLYGAGAAPMAVAAHLLGLGPGVPDEEWVPGVLSDAAHTALASQRVGFAVRCLRLAEECSSDQRERIQLRSSMAKFIWRVNPSAWARELRPLNAALHEGSLPVTESLRLVGDLLWNGWIDDAATAIQHALEGWPGNADPAMTAELRSVRLVLASTYPTLLDQLDGALGPAWDGALGPVRDGAAHPAGVAEDGILAAMEALHGVLSAATGAPAAPGGTAPGVRDRAAADERLTENAERILSGTRLTEETHVTVRACLLALMYAERLGAATLWTDRLLEEAAERGAPGWTAVMQAMRAHMALRRGEPAQARRLAEEALEQLPPHGWGVGIGMPLSALIEARTAMGDHEAAAALVDHPVPEQMLLTRYGLHFVYARGRHQLATGRHHAALTDFMTCGRLMREWNMDRAGLAPWRVGVAEASLALGNRDQAERFAREQLAEDPGPRVRGLALRVLAGTRPLPERPALLDRAVALLQEEGDSYELARALTDLGTAYERLGDTAQGRTYTRRAGRIAEAGGARDLSQLHAEQPSQSAPPWPAAAPAPGPVRAQPAAASILTDAERRVAALAAHGYTNREIGAKLFITVSTVEQHLTRVYRKINITRRQDLPVSWDIDVAHTA from the coding sequence GTGGAGCGGGATGAACAGATCGCCAAGCTGACCTCCTGGGTGACCGGCGCCGCCCGGTCCCACGGAACCGGACACGGAGCCGCCTACGGAACCACACTCGCCGGTGCTCCCGACGACCACACCACGCCCGGCCGGACCGCCGTGATAAGCGGCCCGGTCGCCTCGGGCAAGACGGCTCTGCTGCACCGCGTCCTGGAGCGGACGGCCGACTCGGGCGTCCGGCTCCTCAGCGCCGTGACCTCTGCCGCCGAACAGGACATCCCCTTCGGCGTGGTGGAAGAACTGCTGCGCGACACCGCGGACGCCGCGGGCCCCCTCCCGCTCCACGGGCCGGCCGGCACCGAGGACCTCGTCCCCACCCAGACCCTCATGGCGTTCCACGCCCGGCTCGCCGGCCTCGCGGCGCGCGGGCCCGTCCTGATCGCGATCGACGACGTGCAGTACGCCGATCCGCAGTCCCTGCACTGCCTGTTGTACGCCCTGCGCCGTGCGCGCACGGCGGGGGCGGGCCTCTCGCTGATGGTCACCCGGGGCCCCGACGCGGGCGCGACCCCGCCGCACGTCCTGGAGGAACTGCTCCGTCAGATCGAGGGGCCGCGCCTGCGGCTGCGCCCGCTCAGCGTCCGGGGGGTCGAGGCCCTGCTGGCCCACCGGGCCGCGGAGACGGACCGTTCGGCCGCCCACGCGGGCGCGCCCGCACTCACCGCCCGGCTGGCCGCCGCCCTGCACGCGGCCACCGGAGGCAACCCGCTGCTCGTGCGCAGCCTCCTGGACGACCACGACCCCAGGCGGCGGGGCGCGGAAGCGGACGAGAGACCGTTCCAGCCGGGCGACCGGTTCGTACGGGACGCGTTGATCTGCATCCACCGGACGGGCGCCGACGGCCTGCGGATCGCACAGGGCATCGCACTGCTCGGCAGCTCGGGTCCGCTGCCGTTACTGGCCCGGCTGGTGGAGGCCGAGGAGCGGACGGTGGAGGACGTGGTGGCCGCTCTCGGTGACGCGGGCATCCTCCAGGGCTCGCGCTTCTGGCACGGCGCGGTACGGACGGCGGTCCTGGAGAGCCTGGACGACGACGCCGTGGCCCGGCTGCGCCGGCGCGCCGCCCGGCTGCTGTACGGGGCCGGGGCGGCGCCGATGGCCGTCGCCGCGCACCTGCTGGGCCTCGGGCCGGGCGTTCCCGACGAGGAGTGGGTGCCAGGGGTGCTGAGCGACGCCGCGCACACGGCGCTGGCCTCGCAGCGCGTCGGATTCGCGGTGCGCTGCCTGCGGCTGGCCGAGGAGTGCTCCTCGGACCAGCGGGAGCGGATCCAGCTCCGGTCGAGCATGGCCAAGTTCATATGGCGGGTCAACCCCTCCGCCTGGGCGCGCGAACTGCGGCCGCTCAACGCGGCGTTGCACGAGGGTTCGCTCCCGGTCACGGAATCCCTGCGGCTGGTCGGCGACTTGCTGTGGAACGGCTGGATCGACGACGCGGCGACGGCGATCCAGCACGCTCTGGAGGGCTGGCCCGGGAACGCCGATCCCGCGATGACCGCCGAGCTGCGCAGCGTACGGCTGGTGCTGGCCTCCACGTACCCCACGCTGCTGGACCAGCTGGACGGCGCGCTCGGCCCCGCCTGGGACGGCGCGCTCGGCCCGGTCCGGGACGGGGCGGCGCATCCCGCGGGCGTCGCCGAGGACGGCATCCTGGCCGCGATGGAGGCGTTGCACGGCGTCCTGAGCGCGGCCACCGGCGCCCCGGCGGCCCCCGGCGGCACGGCCCCGGGCGTACGGGACCGGGCCGCGGCGGACGAACGGCTCACCGAGAACGCCGAGCGGATCCTTTCCGGGACCCGCCTCACGGAGGAGACGCACGTCACCGTGCGGGCGTGCCTGCTGGCCCTGATGTACGCGGAGCGGCTGGGCGCGGCGACCCTGTGGACGGACCGGCTGCTGGAGGAGGCCGCCGAGCGCGGCGCGCCCGGGTGGACCGCGGTCATGCAGGCGATGCGCGCGCACATGGCGCTGCGCCGCGGCGAGCCGGCACAGGCGCGCCGGCTGGCGGAGGAGGCCCTGGAGCAGCTCCCGCCGCACGGCTGGGGCGTGGGCATCGGCATGCCGCTGTCCGCGCTCATCGAGGCGCGGACAGCGATGGGCGACCACGAGGCGGCGGCGGCGCTGGTGGACCACCCGGTGCCCGAGCAGATGCTGCTGACCCGCTACGGCCTGCACTTCGTCTACGCGCGTGGTAGACACCAGCTCGCCACCGGACGGCACCACGCGGCGCTCACGGACTTCATGACCTGCGGGCGGCTGATGCGCGAGTGGAACATGGACCGGGCGGGCCTGGCGCCCTGGCGGGTCGGGGTCGCGGAGGCCTCGCTGGCCCTCGGCAACCGCGACCAGGCGGAGCGGTTCGCGCGGGAGCAGCTCGCCGAGGACCCCGGACCGCGGGTGCGCGGCCTGGCCCTGCGCGTCCTGGCGGGTACTCGGCCGCTGCCGGAACGGCCCGCCCTGCTGGACCGGGCCGTGGCCCTGCTCCAGGAGGAGGGGGACTCGTACGAGCTGGCCCGGGCGCTGACCGACCTCGGAACCGCCTACGAGCGGCTCGGTGACACGGCGCAGGGCAGGACCTACACCCGGCGGGCGGGGCGGATCGCCGAGGCGGGCGGGGCCCGGGACCTGTCCCAGCTCCACGCCGAGCAGCCCTCGCAGAGCGCGCCGCCGTGGCCCGCGGCCGCTCCGGCGCCGGGCCCCGTGCGGGCGCAGCCGGCCGCGGCGTCCATCCTGACGGACGCCGAGCGCCGGGTGGCGGCGCTCGCCGCGCACGGGTACACCAACCGGGAGATCGGCGCCAAGCTGTTCATCACGGTCAGCACCGTGGAGCAACATCTGACGCGGGTATACAGGAAGATCAATATCACTCGTCGTCAAGACCTCCCGGTCAGTTGGGACATCGATGTCGCGCATACTGCCTGA
- a CDS encoding nuclear transport factor 2 family protein, which produces MSIAEPTNTATVVAELLRRIGEGDPERIAELYAEQGDWKLDWPEAEHGRTATPWIRHRSTRADAAAHYRELAEHHVPECVATEVERILIDGSDAVVLGEIRQTARPTGRAYHARFALHLTVEDGLVTRHHVYEDSLAVAQAFEAEDR; this is translated from the coding sequence ATGTCCATAGCCGAACCTACGAACACGGCAACTGTGGTTGCGGAGTTGCTGCGCCGAATCGGCGAGGGCGACCCCGAGCGCATCGCCGAGCTGTATGCCGAGCAAGGCGATTGGAAGCTCGACTGGCCGGAGGCCGAGCACGGCCGTACTGCCACGCCGTGGATCCGTCACAGGTCCACCCGGGCCGACGCAGCCGCCCACTATCGCGAGCTTGCGGAGCACCACGTGCCGGAGTGCGTGGCGACTGAGGTCGAGCGCATCCTCATCGACGGAAGCGACGCGGTCGTGCTCGGCGAGATCCGTCAGACCGCCCGACCCACCGGACGTGCGTATCACGCGCGGTTCGCTCTGCACCTCACCGTCGAAGACGGCCTTGTCACCCGGCACCACGTCTACGAGGACAGCCTGGCCGTCGCCCAGGCATTCGAGGCGGAGGATCGGTGA
- a CDS encoding 4'-phosphopantetheinyl transferase family protein has protein sequence MIETLLPEEVRASEAFGPDGSAVLHPEEAVLVAAATEERREEFTTVRGCARRALAALGLPPTPVLPGKRNVPQWPAGVVGSMTHCAGYRAAVLARDTDLVAVGIDAEPDLPLPRGVLESIALPQELVWARTPVTGAARLCRDRLLFSAKEAVYKTWYPLVGTELDFDDAALSFRTDEHLPAGGPRRGTFRARVLRPGTAPDGRPVTEFTGRWLAERGLVVTAIAVPARRAA, from the coding sequence GTGATAGAGACCCTGCTGCCCGAAGAGGTGCGCGCGAGCGAGGCCTTCGGGCCGGACGGCTCCGCGGTGCTCCACCCCGAGGAGGCCGTTCTGGTCGCCGCGGCGACGGAGGAGCGGCGCGAGGAGTTCACCACCGTACGCGGCTGCGCCCGCCGCGCGCTGGCGGCGCTCGGGCTGCCGCCGACGCCCGTCCTGCCGGGGAAGCGCAACGTGCCGCAGTGGCCCGCGGGCGTGGTGGGCAGCATGACCCACTGCGCCGGCTACCGGGCCGCCGTCCTCGCCCGGGACACCGATCTGGTGGCGGTCGGCATCGACGCCGAGCCCGACCTGCCGCTGCCCCGGGGAGTCCTGGAGTCGATCGCCCTCCCCCAGGAGCTCGTCTGGGCCCGCACCCCGGTGACCGGTGCGGCCCGGCTGTGCCGGGACCGGCTGCTGTTCAGCGCCAAGGAGGCCGTGTACAAGACCTGGTACCCCCTGGTGGGCACCGAGCTGGACTTCGACGACGCGGCCCTGTCCTTCCGTACGGACGAGCACCTCCCGGCCGGGGGTCCGCGGCGCGGCACGTTCCGGGCCCGCGTCCTGCGTCCGGGGACCGCTCCCGACGGGCGGCCGGTGACGGAGTTCACCGGCCGCTGGCTCGCGGAACGCGGCCTGGTCGTCACCGCGATCGCGGTGCCCGCCCGCCGGGCCGCGTAG
- a CDS encoding acyl-CoA carboxylase subunit beta: MTTNLTGKVAELCELRELARRGPSDRATEAQHAKGKLTARERIALLLDEGSFREVEQLRRHRATGFGLENKKPYTDGVITGWGTVEGRTVFVYAHDFRIFGGALGEAHATKIHKIMDMAIAAGAPLVSLNDGAGARIQEGVSALAGYGGIFQRNTKASGVIPQISVMLGPCAGGAAYSPALTDFVFMVRETSQMFITGPDVVRAVTGEEITQNGLGGADVHAETSGVAHFAYDDEETCISEVRYLISMLPSNNRENPPVHETSDPADRRSEVLLDLVPADGNRPYDMLKVIEELVDEGDVLEIHERWARNIICALASLDGQVVGIVANQPGHLAGVLDIEASEKAARFVQMCDAFNIPIITLLDVPGFLPGVDQEHGGIIRHGAKLLYAYCNATVPRISLILRKAYGGAYIVMDSQSIGADITYAWPTNEIAVMGAEGAANVIFRKQIADAEDPEAMRVRMVKEYKAELMHPYYAAERGLVDDVIDPAETREVLISALAMLRNKHADLPQRKHGNPPM; encoded by the coding sequence ATGACGACGAACCTCACCGGGAAAGTGGCAGAGTTGTGCGAGTTGCGCGAGCTGGCGCGGCGTGGCCCCAGTGACCGGGCGACCGAGGCGCAGCACGCCAAGGGCAAGCTGACGGCCCGTGAGCGGATCGCGCTGCTGCTGGACGAGGGTTCCTTCCGGGAGGTCGAGCAGCTGCGCCGGCACCGGGCGACCGGGTTCGGCCTGGAGAACAAGAAGCCCTACACCGACGGTGTGATCACCGGCTGGGGCACGGTCGAGGGCCGCACGGTCTTCGTCTACGCGCACGACTTCCGCATCTTCGGCGGCGCCCTGGGCGAGGCCCACGCCACGAAGATCCACAAGATCATGGACATGGCCATCGCGGCCGGTGCCCCGCTGGTCTCCCTGAACGACGGCGCCGGCGCCCGCATCCAGGAGGGCGTCTCGGCGCTGGCGGGCTACGGCGGCATCTTCCAGCGCAACACCAAGGCCTCGGGCGTCATCCCGCAGATCTCGGTCATGCTGGGCCCCTGCGCCGGTGGCGCCGCCTACTCCCCGGCCCTCACGGACTTCGTGTTCATGGTCCGGGAGACCTCGCAGATGTTCATCACCGGCCCGGACGTGGTCCGCGCGGTGACCGGCGAGGAGATCACCCAGAACGGCCTCGGCGGCGCCGACGTGCACGCCGAGACCTCCGGCGTCGCGCACTTCGCGTACGACGACGAGGAGACCTGCATCTCCGAGGTCCGCTACCTGATCTCGATGCTGCCCTCCAACAACCGCGAGAACCCGCCCGTCCACGAGACGAGCGACCCGGCCGACCGCCGCAGCGAGGTCCTGCTGGACCTGGTGCCCGCCGACGGCAACCGCCCGTACGACATGCTCAAGGTCATCGAGGAGCTCGTCGACGAAGGCGACGTCCTGGAGATCCACGAGCGCTGGGCCCGCAACATCATCTGTGCCCTGGCGAGCCTGGACGGGCAGGTCGTGGGCATCGTCGCCAACCAGCCCGGGCATCTGGCCGGTGTCCTGGACATCGAGGCCTCCGAGAAGGCCGCGCGCTTCGTCCAGATGTGCGACGCCTTCAACATCCCGATCATCACGCTGCTGGACGTCCCCGGCTTCCTGCCGGGCGTCGACCAGGAACACGGCGGCATCATCCGCCACGGGGCCAAGCTGCTGTACGCGTACTGCAACGCCACCGTCCCGCGGATCTCGCTGATCCTGCGCAAGGCGTACGGCGGCGCGTACATCGTCATGGACTCGCAGTCCATCGGCGCCGACATCACCTACGCGTGGCCGACCAACGAGATCGCCGTGATGGGCGCCGAGGGTGCGGCCAACGTCATCTTCCGCAAGCAGATCGCGGACGCCGAAGACCCCGAGGCCATGCGCGTGCGCATGGTCAAGGAGTACAAGGCCGAACTGATGCACCCGTACTACGCGGCCGAGCGCGGCCTCGTCGACGACGTCATCGACCCCGCCGAGACCCGCGAGGTGCTCATCAGCGCCCTCGCGATGCTCCGCAACAAGCACGCCGATCTGCCGCAGCGCAAGCACGGCAACCCCCCGATGTGA
- the speB gene encoding agmatinase, producing MTAQPNGVTPPLPPTETDRTLHFAGQATFGRVPRLDQVEKADIAVVGIPYDGGVTYRPGARFGGNAIREASRTLRPYNPAQDVYPYHFSQVADAGDISANPFDAGEAVETIEAAADELLSGGARLMTLGGDHTVALPLLRSVAKKHGPVAVLHFDAHLDTWDDYFGQQYTHGMPFRRAVQEGVVDTSALCHVGTRGPIYGKQDLDDDAKLGFGIVTSADVMRRGVDEIAQQLRERVGDRPLYISIDIDVLDPAHAPGTGTPEAGGMTSRELLEILRGLSDCHLVSADIVEVAPAYDHAGITSIAASHAAYELITIMSKQIAPVRWGLTQ from the coding sequence ATGACCGCCCAGCCCAACGGAGTGACTCCGCCGCTGCCGCCGACCGAGACCGACCGGACGCTCCACTTCGCCGGTCAGGCCACGTTCGGCCGCGTCCCCCGCCTGGACCAGGTGGAGAAGGCGGACATCGCCGTGGTCGGGATCCCGTACGACGGCGGCGTCACGTACCGCCCCGGAGCGCGCTTCGGCGGCAACGCCATTCGCGAGGCCTCGCGCACCCTGCGCCCCTACAACCCGGCGCAGGACGTCTACCCGTACCACTTCAGCCAGGTCGCGGACGCCGGTGACATCAGCGCCAACCCGTTCGACGCGGGCGAGGCGGTGGAGACGATCGAGGCCGCCGCCGACGAGCTGCTCTCGGGCGGTGCCCGGCTGATGACGTTGGGCGGCGACCACACCGTCGCGCTGCCGCTGCTGCGCTCCGTGGCCAAGAAGCACGGCCCGGTGGCGGTCCTGCACTTCGACGCGCACCTGGACACCTGGGACGACTACTTCGGCCAGCAGTACACCCACGGCATGCCGTTCCGCCGGGCCGTGCAGGAGGGCGTCGTCGACACCTCGGCCCTCTGCCACGTCGGGACGCGCGGCCCGATCTACGGCAAGCAGGACCTCGACGACGACGCCAAGCTCGGCTTCGGCATCGTCACCTCGGCGGACGTGATGCGGCGCGGGGTGGACGAGATCGCCCAGCAGCTGCGCGAGCGGGTCGGCGACCGCCCCCTGTACATCTCCATCGACATCGACGTCCTGGACCCGGCGCACGCGCCCGGCACCGGCACGCCCGAGGCCGGCGGCATGACCTCCCGCGAGCTGCTGGAGATCCTGCGCGGCCTATCGGACTGCCACCTGGTCTCCGCCGACATCGTGGAGGTCGCGCCGGCGTACGACCACGCGGGAATTACCTCGATTGCCGCGTCCCACGCCGCGTACGAGCTGATCACCATCATGTCCAAGCAGATAGCCCCGGTCCGCTGGGGGCTGACGCAGTAG
- a CDS encoding metallophosphoesterase family protein — translation MSRILPDSAAQPAPATAGAAPATAAAGPRLLAVSDLHIGMADNRPITESLKPTHPEDWLLVAGDVGELTEDIEWALRLLAGRFAKVVWAPGNHELWSPREDAVQARGEERYRHLVELCRGLGVVTPEDPWPVWRGPGGPVAVAPLFLLYDYTFRVAGTTTKEESLARAHEAGVVCTDEYLLHPDPYPSRDAWCRARVELTLRRLEAHDPAVPLVLVNHFPLVRQPTDVLWHPEFAQWCGTVLTADWHRRFRTAAVVYGHLHIPRTTWYDGVRFEEVSIGYPREWRKRGHPKGLLRQILPYTEEEPRT, via the coding sequence ATGTCGCGCATACTGCCTGATTCCGCCGCCCAGCCCGCGCCCGCCACCGCCGGAGCCGCGCCCGCCACCGCCGCGGCCGGTCCCCGGTTGCTCGCGGTGAGCGATCTGCACATCGGGATGGCCGACAACCGGCCCATCACCGAATCCCTCAAGCCCACCCACCCGGAGGACTGGCTGCTCGTCGCCGGCGACGTCGGCGAGCTGACCGAGGACATCGAGTGGGCGCTGCGCCTGCTGGCCGGGCGCTTCGCCAAGGTGGTGTGGGCTCCGGGCAACCACGAGCTGTGGTCCCCGCGCGAGGACGCGGTCCAGGCCCGCGGCGAGGAGCGCTACCGGCACCTGGTGGAGCTGTGCCGCGGGCTGGGCGTGGTCACGCCCGAGGACCCGTGGCCGGTGTGGCGGGGACCCGGCGGCCCGGTCGCCGTCGCCCCGCTGTTCCTGCTGTACGACTACACGTTCCGGGTGGCGGGCACCACGACCAAGGAGGAGTCGCTGGCCCGGGCGCACGAGGCCGGCGTCGTCTGCACGGACGAGTACCTCCTGCACCCCGACCCGTACCCGAGCCGGGACGCCTGGTGCCGGGCCCGGGTCGAGCTCACCCTGCGCCGGCTGGAGGCGCACGACCCGGCGGTGCCGCTGGTCCTGGTCAACCACTTCCCGCTGGTCCGCCAGCCCACCGACGTGCTGTGGCACCCGGAATTCGCCCAGTGGTGCGGCACCGTGCTCACCGCCGACTGGCACCGCAGGTTCCGTACGGCCGCCGTGGTCTACGGCCACCTGCACATCCCCCGGACCACCTGGTACGACGGGGTGCGGTTCGAGGAGGTGTCGATCGGCTACCCCCGCGAGTGGCGCAAGCGCGGCCACCCCAAGGGCCTGCTGCGGCAGATCCTGCCCTACACCGAGGAAGAGCCCCGCACGTGA
- a CDS encoding flavin monoamine oxidase family protein, protein MTSASPAPTTMLVPDFPFSYDGWLRHPAGLGSLPPGRAGTPVAVVGGGMAGLTAAHELMRLGLRPVVYEADQLGGRMRSVPFPGQPGCVAEMGAMRFPVSARALFHYIDLLGLRTGPFPNPLAKHTPSTVIDLGGVRHTARAADQLPDIYQEVAAAWEKALQERAELSTMRDAVRRRDVETLKHVWNRLVREFDDQSFYGFLATSAAFRSFRHREIFGQVGFGTGGWDTDFPNSLLEILRVVYTEADDHQVAILGGSQQVPRGLWEHRPGDCAHWPAGTSLASLHGGAARSGVRSVRRDGAEFTVTDADGRRDRFAAVVYTPHVWTLLNRVETDPELLSAPLWTAVERTHYMGASKLFVLTDRPFWRDVDPDTGLPVMSMTLTDRMPRGVYLFDDGPDRPGVMCLSYTWNDDSLKMATLSARERLDVLLGKLADIYPGLDIRSHVIGEPLTITWETEPHFMGAFKSNLPGQYRYQRRLFTQFMQRGLPQAQRGFFLCGDDVSWTAGFAEGAVTTALNAVWGVLDHLGGATHPDNPGPGDQFEELAPVELPYDD, encoded by the coding sequence ATGACATCAGCAAGCCCGGCCCCGACCACCATGCTCGTGCCGGACTTCCCGTTCTCCTACGACGGCTGGCTGCGCCACCCGGCGGGCCTGGGCTCCCTGCCGCCCGGGCGCGCCGGGACGCCCGTGGCCGTGGTGGGCGGCGGGATGGCCGGACTGACCGCCGCCCACGAGCTGATGCGGCTGGGCCTGCGCCCGGTCGTGTACGAGGCGGACCAGCTGGGCGGCCGGATGCGCTCGGTACCGTTCCCGGGGCAGCCCGGCTGTGTGGCGGAGATGGGCGCGATGCGCTTCCCGGTGTCGGCCCGCGCGCTGTTCCACTACATCGACCTGCTGGGGCTTCGTACCGGCCCCTTCCCCAACCCGCTGGCGAAGCACACCCCGAGCACCGTCATCGACCTGGGCGGCGTACGCCACACCGCCCGCGCCGCGGATCAGCTGCCCGACATCTACCAGGAGGTGGCCGCGGCCTGGGAGAAGGCGCTCCAGGAGCGGGCGGAGCTGTCCACGATGCGCGACGCCGTCCGGCGGCGTGACGTGGAGACGCTCAAGCACGTCTGGAACCGGCTGGTCCGGGAGTTCGACGACCAGTCCTTCTACGGGTTCCTCGCCACCAGTGCGGCGTTCCGGTCCTTCCGGCACCGGGAGATCTTCGGGCAGGTGGGTTTCGGCACCGGCGGCTGGGACACCGATTTCCCCAACTCCCTGCTGGAGATCCTGCGCGTCGTCTACACCGAGGCCGACGACCACCAGGTCGCCATCCTCGGCGGCTCCCAGCAGGTGCCGCGCGGCCTGTGGGAACACCGGCCGGGGGACTGCGCGCACTGGCCGGCGGGTACCTCGCTGGCCTCCCTGCACGGCGGGGCCGCCCGGTCCGGGGTCCGCTCCGTGCGGCGCGACGGGGCGGAGTTCACCGTCACCGATGCCGACGGGCGGCGGGACCGGTTCGCCGCCGTGGTCTACACGCCGCACGTGTGGACGCTGCTGAACCGCGTGGAGACCGATCCGGAGCTGCTGAGCGCGCCGCTGTGGACGGCGGTGGAGCGGACCCACTACATGGGCGCGTCCAAGCTGTTCGTGCTGACGGACCGGCCGTTCTGGCGCGACGTCGATCCGGACACCGGGCTGCCGGTGATGAGCATGACGCTCACCGACCGGATGCCGCGCGGCGTCTACCTGTTCGACGACGGCCCGGACCGCCCGGGCGTGATGTGCCTGTCGTACACGTGGAACGACGACTCCCTGAAGATGGCGACGCTCAGCGCGCGGGAGCGGCTGGACGTCCTGCTGGGGAAGCTCGCGGACATCTATCCGGGGCTGGACATCCGCTCGCACGTGATCGGTGAGCCGCTGACCATCACCTGGGAGACCGAGCCGCACTTCATGGGCGCGTTCAAGTCGAACCTGCCGGGCCAGTACCGCTACCAGCGCAGGCTGTTCACACAGTTCATGCAGCGCGGGCTGCCGCAGGCACAGCGGGGCTTCTTCCTGTGCGGCGACGACGTGTCGTGGACCGCCGGTTTCGCGGAGGGCGCCGTCACGACGGCCCTGAACGCGGTGTGGGGCGTACTGGACCACCTGGGCGGGGCGACCCACCCGGACAACCCCGGCCCCGGTGACCAATTCGAGGAGCTGGCACCCGTCGAACTGCCCTACGACGACTGA
- a CDS encoding helix-turn-helix domain-containing protein: protein MNGKVRLGEFLQTRRSQLQPEDLGIPGYGERRRVPGLRREELASLAGVSVSYYTRLEQGQSLNASPQVLDAIARALRLEEAERLHLHNLARSSATGPGRRPAPERVTEATGQLLEALAHVPAIVTGRRSDVLAWNRLGHALLAGHLDPGAPDRSAERPNMARLVFLDAHTRDLYVDWPAKARAVVGNLRLVAGRHPDDTALHALVGELSAKSSDFATMWADHRVTACAVATYEMRHPLVGPLTVTQQTLSQGLGPDQGQNIVVATTEADSPARTTLALLDQVTPQHDPARQGIRAGSG from the coding sequence ATGAACGGAAAAGTGCGGCTCGGGGAGTTCCTGCAGACGCGGCGCTCCCAGCTGCAACCGGAGGATCTCGGTATACCCGGCTACGGGGAGCGGCGCCGTGTGCCGGGTCTTCGACGCGAGGAACTGGCCTCGCTGGCGGGTGTCAGCGTCTCCTACTACACCCGGCTGGAACAGGGTCAGTCGCTCAACGCCTCACCACAGGTGCTGGACGCGATCGCCCGTGCCCTGCGGCTGGAGGAGGCCGAGCGCCTGCACTTGCACAACCTGGCCCGGTCGTCGGCCACGGGCCCTGGCCGACGACCCGCCCCGGAGCGGGTGACGGAGGCGACCGGCCAGCTGCTGGAGGCGCTGGCCCACGTCCCGGCGATCGTGACCGGCCGCCGCAGTGACGTCCTGGCATGGAACCGGCTGGGCCACGCGCTGCTCGCCGGGCACCTGGACCCGGGCGCCCCGGACCGGTCGGCGGAGCGGCCCAACATGGCCCGGCTGGTGTTTCTCGACGCGCACACCCGTGACCTGTACGTCGACTGGCCGGCCAAGGCCAGGGCCGTGGTGGGGAATCTGCGCCTGGTAGCGGGCCGACACCCGGACGACACCGCGCTCCACGCGCTCGTGGGTGAACTGAGCGCGAAGAGCTCCGACTTCGCCACGATGTGGGCCGACCACCGCGTCACGGCGTGCGCCGTCGCGACCTACGAGATGCGGCACCCGCTGGTCGGCCCGCTGACCGTCACCCAACAGACCCTGAGCCAGGGCTTGGGCCCGGACCAGGGGCAGAACATCGTGGTCGCCACCACCGAGGCCGACTCGCCCGCGCGGACCACGCTGGCCCTGCTCGACCAGGTCACCCCGCAGCACGACCCGGCGCGACAGGGAATCCGGGCCGGCTCCGGCTGA
- a CDS encoding SRPBCC family protein, translated as MSASATTSEHDLFEVLDASDFSFTRRAWVAAVPAQVYDLVSDVSAIGRWSPNASDVTFDQGVGPRVGAWFSGRNHKDGKQWTTRSQVVRADPGAAFAFVVGGAEDGIVQWSWTCHPQGRGTIVEQSWQLLRLDPVLGTTRGDLDALRDYMTNSVETTLLSLAQWIAETPTG; from the coding sequence TTGAGCGCCAGCGCCACCACCAGCGAACACGACCTCTTCGAGGTCCTGGACGCATCGGATTTCAGCTTCACGCGGCGCGCCTGGGTCGCTGCCGTGCCCGCCCAGGTCTACGACCTGGTCAGTGACGTGTCCGCCATCGGGCGCTGGAGCCCCAACGCGAGCGACGTCACGTTCGACCAGGGCGTCGGCCCCCGGGTCGGGGCCTGGTTCAGCGGCCGCAACCACAAGGACGGCAAGCAGTGGACCACCCGCTCCCAGGTCGTACGGGCCGACCCCGGCGCCGCCTTCGCCTTCGTGGTCGGCGGTGCCGAGGACGGCATCGTGCAATGGAGCTGGACCTGCCACCCCCAAGGACGTGGAACCATCGTCGAGCAGTCCTGGCAACTCCTACGCCTCGACCCTGTTCTTGGCACCACCCGCGGCGACCTCGACGCCCTGCGCGACTACATGACGAACAGCGTCGAAACCACCCTGCTCTCCCTCGCCCAGTGGATCGCCGAAACACCGACCGGGTGA